In the genome of Acanthopagrus latus isolate v.2019 chromosome 17, fAcaLat1.1, whole genome shotgun sequence, the window AGGATTctaatataatttttttttttttttttaaattgtcagACACCATGAACCATACTTAAGTAGACTGACAGTTGGAAGTCcacatgaaatgtaaaacagtatATCTGAGGTTAAAAAGGTCTTTACATTCAGTCCATTTATCATATGATTTACCTTGTTGTCAACACAACATGCTATATTAtcgcatgaacacacacacaaagtttgaAAATATAGTTTAATACAACATATACTGTACTCTTGCAGTCTGACAAAGCTGGAGAGAACACGCATGGTACTGTGGCCCATCTCCCACATCCTCACAACACATTCTGGTCATactaaaaacatatttaaaaaaaaaccaactacAATACAGTACCTGGTTATCCAACCAAACATGGGTAAACCATGCACatacatttcaataaaactttattaaatttacatgttttataacAGTTGTAGGGAGACTACTTTAGACTTTTGGAAAGTCAATATTGGGCTGTTTACAGATAAAAAGAaattttaaccctaaccctaacccagcaTAAAGAAATGCGTGTTCATTTTCACAACTCTCTTAATGTCTCTAGCTTCGAGCATAGTTTGGGGGGGCATTACGTTCCTGTGCGATGAACTTAAACAAGTAGATGTTTTCAACCAGGAAACTACTATCTTTAAGCACTTGGTCCATTATcaacataaaatgtgacatgcaAACTGGATGCATCTCTCTAATATTGTCAAGTCTTGATAGGGACAGAGGAGGTTACTTGGTAAATCATCTCAGCAGGTTTGTCTGGTCCACTTTCAACAATGTAACAATCATCTTCTAGGTCTGCTCCTATTTTCCCATTCGCAGGAGCCGCCCCTTGCCCTTTGTCCAAAGTGACGGCCATGATTTGGTTCTTCTTGATGTTTCCAGAAGCTGGAGCACCAAGCTTTCTTTCACCATTCACCTGAGTGAAATTTGAGCTCACCATTGGTGTCACGCTCCTTATTTTTAATTGCTGCTTGCCAGCACGCCCATGCTGTGCCATAAACTCCTGTGCTTTGGCGCACTTGTGCCTCTGAAGCAGATGAGCAGAATCAAAAGAAATATGACACACTCGACATGTGAATCCATTCGATGCAGAGGGCGTCTTTGTTGGTTTGCTTGCTAAACCTGATGCAGACTTTATGGATGTCCCAGAGAGAGCGACAGGAAGTCCCTGGCTGCTTTCATAAGATCTAATAGGACTTGGACTGTGGCTCTTCTGTAGAAAGGAGGTGGTGCCATGGAATTTGGACGAAATGGGACTTGGGCTCTTTGACTGCCGGGACAGAGCAACACTGATCCCCTGATTGTTTCGATTGTATGTTGTGATATTCTGATTTTTCAACGGCAGGGTTGAAGTGACACAAGATACCTGACTGACTTTATTCGGTACACTTTGATTCTGGCTTTTCGCCTGTAGAAAGGCAGTAGTCTGAGGATCCCACACTCTTGGCTTCTGACTCTGTGCTGGATTTGGCTTCAATGGATCTGCAGTGATGATTCTGAATTTAGTAGCATTGTTGGGTGAGTTACAAACATGGAAGCGAGGCACTAACTTCTTGCTGGAGAGCAGCAGCCCGCATCCTATACAACCAGAAACTTTATCTGTGACATGGGAGCTGTGATGGGATATGAGAGAGGTCTTTGTCATAAAACCCTGCCCACATTTACCACAAGTGTAAGGCCTTTTCTTGTTGAATTTGCGAACCGTTTTAATTAACACAACTGGCTGGTAAAGTGTCCAAAGATCCACTGTTGGCGCTCCTACATTTGCAAAAATATTCTTCATGTCtggtgaagaggaaaaaggatTTGGGAAAGGTTCTTGTGACGGCGAGGGGTACGATTCAGGCACTTGTGGAATCGATGCAGACTGCATGGAAACTTGGAACTTAGGCTTCACTGGCAATGAAATTGATGCCACATTGTCCATTTTAGGTGCCTTCCACACAACCTCACCTGTCTGCAGTCTTTTcagctgcctctcctcctccatgcgCTTCTCATATCTGCGCTTCCTTATTGTTTCATGATCCAGCACCTGGTGCCCAGGTTcatgtgttgtgctgtgctCCTCCATGTCTGTGTATTCAGTAAACTCCGTTCCACAGGAGCATATGAAACTTGCAGCAGAACACACATGTTCCTCCAGGCACTTCCGATTTGCAAAGATCTGCTCACAGCTGAAGCAAAACCGACCAGCATCCATCAAGTCTCTGCTCAGGCCATCGTCCATGACATTTTGCAGCTTAAACCTCCCAGTCGCCATGATCATGCTGTGGATGTGCTCACTGACGATGTGGACCCCCCGTAGAGCTCCTAACCTGCTGAAGACAGGTGTTAAGAGTcaatgcaaacagaaaacaactgcAACGGCCACATTCTCAACGCAGTTCATTGTTTAATGGTGGCCGGTGCTACCTTACCCAGAGGAGCTAGGTATGCTAACAGCTACATGCTGCACAATAAACTAACTACGTGCCGAGTCACGGGGAGACTTTATATTTCCAGAATCGCTCAGGGCTTCATTTGAACGTTCATCGTCATTCGCTCGTCTCTGAATAAGCGACACCAAACTTCTGAGACGATCTAATGAACTCTTTACACAATTTTTCCTGCCACAGCGCTCGCAGGTTGTGAATTACACACCACGAAGTCGCATCTCCATATATTACTGTGGCACACTTGTAACACTGTTTTTCTACTCAactatttgtttaaaaaacCCGTTGTTTTAGTTGCGTTTaacaatttattttgttgaacGCGCGCTTGAATCGCTAGCGCTGCAAACCTacaatgctaacgttagcctctgCTAGCTGGCTCAGGGACAATAACGTTGGCTTACCTTCACATTTAAACCAAAGTCCCGCCGTGTCAATATCCCGGCATGTACTTGCAAAAGAACGCGAACCGCTCGTTGATTGTCCTTTTGTGAGACATTCAGAATCGGACTAACTTGCCGGTAATTTGGACGGGCAGGTAGCGGCTAGCCTGTTAGCCagagcacataaaaaaaaaacggaggaaAGACCCATCCTCTTCTTCTACGGATGGCGCGCATCGACGGCCAAATGT includes:
- the LOC119005821 gene encoding uncharacterized protein LOC119005821 codes for the protein MIMATGRFKLQNVMDDGLSRDLMDAGRFCFSCEQIFANRKCLEEHVCSAASFICSCGTEFTEYTDMEEHSTTHEPGHQVLDHETIRKRRYEKRMEEERQLKRLQTGEVVWKAPKMDNVASISLPVKPKFQVSMQSASIPQVPESYPSPSQEPFPNPFSSSPDMKNIFANVGAPTVDLWTLYQPVVLIKTVRKFNKKRPYTCGKCGQGFMTKTSLISHHSSHVTDKVSGCIGCGLLLSSKKLVPRFHVCNSPNNATKFRIITADPLKPNPAQSQKPRVWDPQTTAFLQAKSQNQSVPNKVSQVSCVTSTLPLKNQNITTYNRNNQGISVALSRQSKSPSPISSKFHGTTSFLQKSHSPSPIRSYESSQGLPVALSGTSIKSASGLASKPTKTPSASNGFTCRVCHISFDSAHLLQRHKCAKAQEFMAQHGRAGKQQLKIRSVTPMVSSNFTQVNGERKLGAPASGNIKKNQIMAVTLDKGQGAAPANGKIGADLEDDCYIVESGPDKPAEMIYQVTSSVPIKT